A region of Schistosoma mansoni strain Puerto Rico chromosome 1, complete genome DNA encodes the following proteins:
- a CDS encoding putative 40s ribosomal protein S5, translating into MDSEQEIKLFGKWSADDLNVHDLSLTDYINIKRKGNPIVPHTAGRYQVKRFRKALCPLVERMCCSLMMHGRNNGKKVKAMNILKHTFEIIHLLSGENPIHVLVNAVLNSGAREDSTRIGRGGTVRRQAVDVSPLRRVNQAIYLLCTGAREAAFRNVKTISECLADELLNAAKGSSNSYAIKKKDELERVAKSNR; encoded by the exons ATGGATTCCGAGCAGGAAATCAAGCTCTTCGGGAAGTGGAGTGCAGATGATCTGAATGTACATGATCTCAGTTTAACT GACTACATTAATATCAAGCGAAAAGGAAACCCAATCGTCCCACATACTGCTGGTCGCTATCAAGTTAAGCGCTTTCGTAAAGCACTATGCCCTTTGGTAGAGCGCATGTGCTGTTCACTTATGATGCATGGTCGTAATAATGGAAAAAAGGTCAAGGCGATGAACATTCTAAAACATACATTCGAAATTATACACTTGCTCTCTGGTGAG AACCCAATCCATGTGCTTGTCAATGCCGTGCTTAACAGTGGTGCACGAGAAGATTCAACTCGTATTGGTCGTGGTGGTACTGTCCGACGTCAGGCAGTTGATGTCTCTCCTCTACGCAGAGTAAACCAGGCGATTTATCTTTTGTGTACTGGAGCTCGAGAAGCAGCCTTCAGAAATGTTAAGACCATATCAGAATGCTTAGCCGATGAACTTCTCAATGCCGCTAAA GGTAGTTCGAATTCCTATGCAATCAAAAAGAAGGACGAGTTGGAACGTGTTGCAAAATCTAACCGGTAA